In Paraburkholderia flava, one genomic interval encodes:
- a CDS encoding HutD family protein — protein sequence MSNSCVTSTVIRAAELVASPWKNGGGVTREIASHVPSARVDGGALDAFAWRVSVADVATAGPFSRFDGVDRTLVLLSGAGMLLDERAEQGNDGHTHALTKPLDVARFRGEAAIDARLVDGATRDFNLMVRRNAATGTLDVVRGGAQRTLNADVALLYCAVGVAEVTIGDAAPVRLAVGDTLRIDGVHDVRCVIESDQASALLAIEIHYTNIA from the coding sequence GTGAGTAATTCGTGCGTCACTTCGACGGTCATTCGCGCGGCGGAACTGGTCGCGTCGCCGTGGAAGAACGGCGGCGGCGTGACGCGCGAGATCGCTTCGCACGTTCCGTCGGCGCGCGTCGACGGTGGCGCGCTCGACGCATTCGCATGGCGCGTGAGCGTCGCCGACGTCGCGACGGCCGGTCCGTTCTCGCGCTTCGATGGTGTCGACCGGACGCTCGTGCTGCTGTCGGGCGCGGGCATGCTGCTCGACGAACGTGCGGAGCAGGGCAACGACGGACACACGCATGCGTTGACGAAGCCGCTCGACGTCGCGCGTTTTCGTGGCGAGGCAGCGATCGATGCACGGCTCGTCGACGGCGCGACGCGCGACTTCAACCTGATGGTGCGACGGAACGCGGCAACAGGTACGCTCGATGTCGTGCGTGGCGGTGCGCAACGCACGCTGAATGCAGACGTCGCGTTGCTGTATTGCGCGGTGGGTGTTGCAGAAGTGACGATCGGCGATGCGGCGCCTGTGCGTCTCGCGGTGGGCGATACGTTGCGGATCGATGGCGTGCACGACGTGCGGTGCGTTATCGAAAGCGATCAAGCTTCCGCACTGCTCGCGATCGAAATCCACTACACAAACATCGCATAG
- the hutI gene encoding imidazolonepropionase codes for MKHTVWHHLNLCADGDPDRAISDAAIAVTDGRIEWLGAASELPAAYATWPREDLHGAWVTPGLVDCHTHLVYGGQRADEFAQRLAGVSYEEIARQGGGIVSTVRATRAADEATLFRAAAARLEPLLAEGVTAIEIKSGYGLDLASERKMLRVARQLGERYPVTVYTTFLGAHALPPEFAGRADDYIAEVCDRMLPALADEGLVDAVDVFCERIGFSLAQSERVFDAAARRNLPVKMHAEQLSNSGGTALAARHHALSADHLEFLDEAGVAAMQAAGTVAVLLPGAYYFIRETQLPPLDLLRRYKVPIAISTDSNPGTSPVTSLLLMMNMATTLFRMTVPEALQGVTAHAARALGQAERHGTLAVGRSADFAVWSVATLAELAYWFGRPLCARVVRGGETVYTRPASTISLKTQP; via the coding sequence ATGAAGCACACAGTCTGGCATCACCTCAATCTCTGCGCGGACGGCGACCCCGACCGCGCAATCTCCGATGCTGCCATCGCGGTGACCGACGGCCGAATCGAATGGCTCGGCGCCGCGAGCGAACTCCCTGCGGCATACGCAACGTGGCCACGCGAAGATCTGCACGGCGCGTGGGTCACGCCGGGTCTGGTCGATTGCCATACGCACCTCGTGTACGGCGGCCAGCGTGCGGACGAATTCGCGCAACGCCTCGCGGGCGTCAGCTACGAAGAAATCGCGCGACAGGGCGGCGGCATTGTATCGACGGTACGCGCAACACGCGCGGCCGACGAAGCGACGCTATTCCGCGCCGCCGCCGCACGACTCGAACCGTTGCTAGCCGAAGGCGTGACCGCGATCGAGATCAAGTCCGGCTACGGCCTCGATCTCGCGAGCGAGCGCAAGATGCTGCGCGTCGCGCGGCAACTGGGCGAGCGCTATCCGGTGACGGTCTACACGACGTTCCTCGGCGCGCACGCGTTGCCGCCGGAATTCGCGGGCCGCGCGGACGACTACATTGCCGAAGTGTGCGACCGCATGCTGCCGGCGCTCGCGGACGAAGGCCTCGTCGATGCAGTCGATGTGTTCTGCGAACGCATCGGCTTCTCGCTCGCGCAGAGCGAGCGCGTGTTCGACGCGGCCGCGCGCCGCAACCTGCCCGTGAAAATGCACGCGGAGCAACTGTCGAACAGCGGAGGCACGGCACTCGCCGCGCGGCACCATGCGCTGTCGGCGGATCACCTCGAATTTCTCGACGAAGCCGGCGTTGCCGCGATGCAGGCCGCAGGCACGGTCGCGGTGCTGCTGCCTGGCGCGTACTACTTCATTCGCGAGACGCAGTTGCCGCCGCTCGATCTGCTGCGCCGCTACAAGGTGCCGATCGCGATTTCGACGGACAGCAATCCAGGCACATCGCCCGTCACGTCGCTGCTGCTGATGATGAACATGGCGACCACGCTGTTCCGGATGACCGTGCCCGAAGCGCTGCAAGGCGTGACCGCGCACGCGGCGCGCGCGCTCGGCCAGGCGGAGCGGCACGGGACGCTCGCGGTCGGCCGTTCTGCCGACTTCGCGGTGTGGTCCGTTGCGACGCTCGCCGAGCTTGCGTACTGGTTTGGCCGTCCGTTGTGTGCACGCGTCGTGCGCGGCGGCGAGACGGTCTACACGCGACCGGCTTCGACGATTTCTCTCAAAACTCAACCATGA